One region of Thermodesulfobacteriota bacterium genomic DNA includes:
- a CDS encoding site-specific integrase — protein sequence MADYYTQSMRALQLAGMSESTQEAYTRAVSQLVRFFGKPPEALSEAELGDYFLHRRTVTGWSAATLRIAHAGIKFFFRNVLHRDLHLFTYLDAKRERRLPCILSRDEVYRVFSHVRTFHNYVFLATVYACGLRLSEALALQVSDIDGQRSMVHVHRGKGAKDRYVPLAGETLALLRQYWRVHRNPVLLFPRSAVAEGCAPPPATPWPSTACRARCARPGWPPESSSAG from the coding sequence ATGGCCGACTACTACACCCAATCCATGCGGGCCCTGCAACTGGCTGGGATGAGCGAGAGCACCCAGGAGGCCTACACCCGCGCCGTGAGCCAGTTGGTGCGGTTCTTCGGCAAGCCCCCCGAGGCGCTCTCCGAGGCCGAACTGGGAGACTACTTCCTGCACCGCCGCACCGTCACCGGCTGGTCGGCCGCCACCCTGCGCATCGCCCACGCTGGCATCAAGTTCTTCTTCCGCAACGTCCTGCACCGCGACTTGCACCTGTTCACCTATCTCGACGCCAAGCGCGAACGGCGCCTGCCCTGCATCCTCTCCCGCGACGAGGTCTACCGCGTGTTCTCCCACGTGAGGACCTTCCACAACTACGTCTTCCTCGCCACCGTCTACGCCTGCGGCCTTCGCCTCTCCGAGGCGCTGGCGCTTCAGGTCTCTGACATCGACGGGCAGCGCTCGATGGTCCACGTCCACCGCGGCAAGGGCGCCAAGGACCGCTACGTGCCTCTGGCCGGCGAGACTCTCGCGCTGCTTCGCCAGTACTGGCGCGTGCACCGCAACCCCGTGCTGCTCTTCCCGCGCTCGGCCGTGGCGGAAGGCTGCGCCCCACCGCCCGCCACCCCATGGCCATCGACAGCGTGCAGGGCGCGCTGCGCGAGGCCCGGGTGGCCGCCGGAATCGTCAAGCGCCGGGTGA
- a CDS encoding tyrosine-type recombinase/integrase, translating into MAAGIVKRRVTIHTLRHCYATHLLEAGVNPHIIQRYMGHRRLETTMAYFHLTQKGTEDAFRIVDSLMKGFEHGRDHWGGALGTLVPFEA; encoded by the coding sequence GTGGCCGCCGGAATCGTCAAGCGCCGGGTGACGATCCACACGCTGCGCCACTGCTACGCCACCCATCTGCTCGAAGCCGGCGTGAACCCCCACATCATCCAGCGCTACATGGGCCACCGCCGCCTCGAGACCACCATGGCCTACTTCCACCTCACGCAGAAGGGCACCGAGGATGCCTTCCGCATTGTCGACTCCCTGATGAAAGGCTTCGAGCATGGGCGCGATCACTGGGGGGGGGCGCTGGGGACGCTGGTGCCTTTTGAGGCTTAG
- a CDS encoding transposase: protein MPRQARLDIPGLVYHVMARGIERRDIFGDERDRERFVESLGELVAETGAQLYAWSLLSNHFHLLLRRGERPLADLMRRLMTRHAVRFNRRHHRTGHLFQNRYKSIVVEEEEYFLELVRYVHLNPVRCGVVQRPEELDRFAWSGHAVLLGARSEPWQAVDEVLGRFGGRRTQAKRAYRDFVMAGWNQGHREEFSGGGLMRSSGGGERAGGRGRREREAGDERVLGGGEFVEAIWREVGERHRPLPTRTWEEVLQEVANKWGVPVQRITGASRERRIASARREFLCRAVSEAGLSMAQLGRLCGINHTSVQRAVVKGLAEQRRDP, encoded by the coding sequence ATGCCGCGCCAAGCCCGCCTCGACATCCCCGGTCTCGTGTACCACGTGATGGCGCGTGGGATCGAGCGCCGAGACATATTCGGTGACGAGCGGGATCGGGAGCGCTTCGTGGAGAGCCTCGGGGAACTCGTCGCCGAGACCGGGGCGCAGTTATATGCATGGAGTCTTCTGAGCAACCACTTCCATCTTTTGCTGCGACGCGGAGAGCGTCCCTTGGCCGACCTGATGCGACGGCTGATGACGCGCCACGCGGTGCGATTCAATCGGCGGCACCACAGGACGGGGCACCTGTTCCAGAACCGGTACAAGAGCATTGTGGTCGAGGAGGAGGAGTACTTCCTGGAACTGGTGCGCTACGTTCACCTCAACCCGGTCCGGTGCGGCGTGGTCCAGAGGCCGGAAGAGTTGGACCGGTTTGCATGGAGTGGGCACGCGGTGCTCCTGGGGGCTCGAAGCGAACCGTGGCAGGCCGTGGACGAGGTCCTGGGCCGGTTTGGAGGGCGAAGGACTCAAGCCAAGAGGGCGTATCGCGACTTCGTCATGGCGGGCTGGAATCAGGGGCATCGAGAGGAGTTTTCGGGCGGGGGGCTGATGCGAAGCTCCGGTGGAGGGGAGAGGGCAGGGGGCCGGGGGCGGCGCGAGCGGGAAGCGGGGGACGAGAGGGTGCTGGGAGGCGGGGAGTTCGTGGAAGCAATCTGGAGAGAGGTGGGGGAACGGCACAGGCCGCTTCCGACGCGGACGTGGGAGGAGGTGCTCCAAGAGGTGGCGAACAAGTGGGGGGTGCCGGTGCAGCGGATCACCGGCGCCTCGCGGGAGCGACGGATCGCGAGTGCGCGTCGGGAGTTCTTGTGCCGAGCCGTGAGCGAGGCAGGGCTGTCGATGGCGCAACTGGGGAGGCTGTGTGGGATCAACCACACGTCGGTGCAGCGCGCGGTAGTCAAGGGTCTGGCGGAACAGAGGAGAGATCCCTAA